In Sphingomonas bisphenolicum, a single genomic region encodes these proteins:
- a CDS encoding recombinase family protein, with product MGDILGYARVSTGDQDVSGQTMRLEKAGAIKVFTDVMSGKSMERPGLAELIAYARKGDTLAVVRLDRLGRSLAELLATVETLRGQGIALLSLEEKIDTSSAAGELIFHVFGAIAHFERRLISERTRDGIAAARAKGKQPGRQPLDMSKVDAAIKLVEARISPTEAARQLGIGRSTIYREMRRLGVERPA from the coding sequence ATGGGCGATATTCTGGGCTATGCCCGCGTCAGCACCGGCGATCAGGATGTTTCGGGCCAAACCATGCGACTGGAGAAGGCGGGCGCCATCAAGGTGTTTACCGACGTCATGTCGGGCAAGAGCATGGAGCGGCCCGGTCTGGCCGAACTGATCGCCTATGCGCGTAAGGGTGATACCCTAGCGGTGGTCCGCCTCGATCGGCTCGGGCGCTCGTTGGCCGAATTGCTCGCCACGGTCGAGACGCTACGCGGCCAGGGCATCGCTCTTCTGAGTCTTGAGGAAAAGATCGACACATCGTCGGCCGCCGGCGAACTCATCTTCCATGTGTTCGGGGCCATTGCCCATTTCGAGCGACGGCTGATTTCCGAGCGGACCAGGGACGGCATCGCTGCCGCACGCGCCAAGGGCAAGCAGCCTGGCCGTCAGCCGCTCGACATGTCCAAGGTGGATGCCGCGATCAAACTGGTTGAAGCCCGTATCTCGCCGACCGAAGCGGCGCGGCAACTCGGCATCGGCCGATCGACTATCTATCGCGAAATGCGCCGCCTTGGCGTGGAAAGGCCTGCCTGA
- a CDS encoding GMC family oxidoreductase — MPDYVIIGAGSSGGVIAGRLSEDPETTVCLLEAGGSGNSPLVSTPGAFAALIQDFAINTLNWRYNTEPVTALNGRRLYNPRGKMLGGSSGMNGMVYIRGDRSDFDKWHDLGNQGWSYNDVLPYFRKAERNVRGDSQYHGAFGPLHVSNGDASFKAYGAFIEAAASLGHPRNEDFNGDTQEGIGVYQFTVKDGRRAGVKRCYIDPMLDRPNVRVEVNARATRIVFEGKRAVAVEFVQNGQVRRVDVQKEVIVSSGSFNSPQILMLSGVGPRAELDRHGIEVVQEINGVGQNLHDHPDVMMIFETRKRIGIALNPVGLIKSTKDLLHYIVRKGSWLGNPPTAAGGFLRSDPDRDRPDFQLHVIPLAYRDHARDYRLMTKWGFTVLINIGHPKSRGAVRLRDSSALSDPLIDLNLLSHPDDRTALRNAFKITQDILFSETMNDVVKRPLYPTHKLNEDQEIDAYLTEHVNHSYHPVGTCKMGTDALAVVDTRLKVRGLQNVRVADASIMPTIINGNTNATCIMIGEKAADMIVEDQRPQ, encoded by the coding sequence ATGCCAGACTATGTCATAATCGGAGCTGGCTCGTCCGGAGGCGTAATCGCCGGTCGTTTGTCGGAAGATCCGGAAACGACGGTATGCCTGCTCGAAGCTGGCGGATCGGGCAATTCCCCGCTCGTTTCGACACCAGGTGCCTTTGCGGCACTGATCCAGGATTTTGCGATCAACACGCTCAACTGGCGCTACAATACCGAGCCAGTTACGGCGCTGAATGGCCGCCGCCTCTATAATCCTCGCGGTAAGATGCTGGGCGGGTCGAGCGGGATGAATGGTATGGTCTACATCCGTGGCGACCGATCCGATTTCGACAAGTGGCACGACCTCGGCAACCAAGGTTGGTCGTACAACGACGTTCTGCCTTACTTCAGAAAGGCGGAGCGCAATGTCCGGGGCGACAGTCAATATCATGGCGCCTTCGGTCCGCTTCACGTGTCCAACGGCGATGCTTCCTTCAAAGCCTATGGCGCCTTTATCGAGGCCGCTGCATCCCTTGGTCATCCACGGAACGAGGATTTCAACGGCGACACCCAGGAAGGGATCGGTGTCTACCAATTCACCGTCAAGGACGGCCGGCGGGCCGGCGTGAAGCGCTGCTATATCGACCCGATGCTCGACCGACCCAACGTCCGCGTTGAGGTGAATGCGCGCGCGACGCGGATCGTTTTCGAAGGCAAGAGGGCGGTTGCCGTGGAGTTCGTCCAGAACGGCCAAGTGCGGCGAGTCGATGTCCAGAAGGAGGTCATCGTCAGCAGCGGTTCGTTCAATTCACCCCAGATATTGATGCTCTCCGGTGTCGGCCCGCGCGCCGAGCTCGACCGGCATGGCATAGAAGTCGTTCAAGAAATAAATGGCGTCGGGCAGAATCTGCATGATCATCCCGACGTCATGATGATCTTCGAGACGCGCAAGCGCATTGGGATTGCGCTCAATCCAGTGGGATTGATCAAGAGCACAAAGGATCTTCTGCACTATATCGTGCGCAAAGGCAGCTGGCTGGGCAATCCGCCGACTGCCGCAGGAGGGTTCCTGCGCTCCGATCCCGATCGGGACCGCCCGGACTTCCAACTCCACGTGATTCCGCTAGCCTATCGCGACCACGCACGCGACTATCGTTTGATGACGAAATGGGGCTTCACGGTTCTCATCAATATCGGTCATCCCAAGAGCAGAGGTGCAGTGCGCCTTCGCGATAGTTCCGCTCTGTCCGATCCCCTCATCGACCTCAATCTTCTGAGCCATCCTGACGATCGAACCGCGTTACGAAACGCCTTCAAGATAACGCAGGACATTCTTTTCTCAGAGACGATGAATGACGTGGTCAAGCGACCGCTCTACCCCACGCACAAGCTGAATGAAGATCAAGAAATTGACGCATACCTCACTGAACATGTGAATCATTCTTATCACCCGGTCGGCACGTGCAAGATGGGAACCGACGCGCTGGCGGTTGTCGACACTCGTCTCAAGGTTCGAGGGCTGCAAAATGTTCGCGTGGCTGATGCCTCGATCATGCCAACGATCATCAACGGCAATACGAACGCCACTTGCATCATGATCGGCGAAAAAGCAGCAGACATGATCGTAGAGGACCAGAGACCTCAATGA
- a CDS encoding RNA polymerase sigma factor, whose protein sequence is MPSDIPARVPLPIAMPDNAFGAALIEQAASLSAYARRLTGGGADADDLLQDTMLRCWTARASFAAGTSLAAWTRTVMKNCFLTGRRRARFHADLPEDARDRRASRGWYARQR, encoded by the coding sequence ATGCCGTCCGATATACCTGCCCGTGTTCCCTTGCCGATCGCCATGCCCGACAATGCGTTCGGAGCAGCGCTGATCGAGCAGGCGGCGTCGCTCAGCGCCTATGCGCGGCGACTGACTGGAGGGGGCGCCGATGCCGACGACCTTCTGCAGGACACCATGCTTCGGTGCTGGACCGCGCGCGCCAGCTTCGCGGCGGGAACAAGCCTCGCCGCCTGGACCCGGACCGTGATGAAGAACTGCTTTCTCACCGGTCGTCGCCGCGCCCGCTTTCACGCCGACCTGCCCGAGGATGCGCGCGACCGGAGGGCATCGCGTGGATGGTACGCCAGACAACGCTAA
- a CDS encoding WGR domain-containing protein has product MNGANLSLPEPIELVALDPARNIRRRYSITASLDLFGMIVVETRWGRIGSHGQAQRHAFIDRAAADRHIAATLRRRGTAETRIGVPYKPVPTEI; this is encoded by the coding sequence ATGAATGGCGCGAACCTGTCCTTGCCCGAGCCGATCGAGCTGGTGGCGCTCGATCCGGCGCGCAACATCCGCCGGCGCTACAGCATCACCGCGAGCCTCGATCTTTTCGGCATGATCGTTGTGGAAACCCGCTGGGGCCGGATCGGCTCACACGGCCAGGCCCAGCGGCACGCCTTCATCGATCGCGCGGCGGCCGACCGCCACATTGCCGCGACCCTGCGGCGGCGCGGCACGGCCGAAACCCGGATCGGAGTGCCTTACAAGCCGGTGCCCACCGAGATTTGA
- a CDS encoding serpin family protein encodes MPKTALSYPLLAILALGGCATRDPAPSPGSLPTSLSRPDAEALPHDLTYGAALMTVKVYPHLAAKADANANLFISPVSLSQGLGLAYLGARGATREEIGRVLGWDSSRNVPALIKSYNAQLNDTGDADTALGIANALWLAKGLPVRDEYVAEAHAGFGAAPETVDYAGDPTGAAERINGWVSRETRGRISEIVSPSGFGDDTAAVLTNALYFKAKWQVPFEETETRSFTRGDGTRIPITMMKRIGRFDYRETREGQAIALPYGRNGRFVMEIFLPRDAATLRRWERELKGVDFFAGEQGGNDRFDLSAEQAREMRIVLPRFEARFDESVKAALIAAGMPSAFDQQRADLSGLASGARLAIDDVAHATFLRVDEEGTEAAAATAVKIVVTSARIEPQVPEMVVDRPFLATLRDRKSGAVLFFGRIADPTAIP; translated from the coding sequence ATGCCTAAAACAGCCTTGTCATACCCGCTTCTTGCCATCCTCGCGCTTGGTGGCTGTGCGACGCGCGACCCGGCACCGAGTCCCGGCTCGCTTCCTACAAGCCTGTCCCGGCCCGACGCCGAGGCTTTGCCGCATGACCTGACCTATGGCGCGGCGTTAATGACCGTCAAGGTCTACCCGCACCTGGCAGCGAAGGCCGATGCAAACGCCAATCTGTTCATCTCCCCGGTCAGCTTGTCGCAGGGCCTGGGGCTCGCCTACCTTGGCGCGCGGGGCGCCACGCGCGAGGAGATTGGCCGCGTGCTTGGTTGGGATTCGTCCCGCAACGTCCCTGCGCTCATCAAATCCTACAATGCCCAGCTTAACGACACCGGCGATGCCGATACCGCGCTCGGCATCGCGAACGCGCTGTGGCTGGCGAAGGGATTGCCGGTCCGGGACGAGTATGTCGCCGAGGCGCATGCCGGCTTCGGAGCGGCTCCGGAAACCGTCGATTATGCTGGTGATCCCACCGGAGCGGCCGAGCGGATCAATGGCTGGGTTTCGCGCGAGACGAGGGGCAGGATTTCGGAGATCGTCTCTCCGAGCGGCTTCGGGGATGACACCGCCGCTGTGCTGACCAACGCGCTTTACTTCAAGGCGAAGTGGCAGGTGCCGTTCGAGGAGACGGAAACGCGGTCCTTCACGCGTGGCGACGGCACGCGCATCCCGATCACGATGATGAAGCGGATTGGCCGGTTCGACTACCGCGAGACCCGGGAAGGGCAAGCGATCGCGCTGCCTTATGGTCGCAACGGTCGTTTCGTGATGGAGATTTTCCTGCCACGTGACGCGGCAACCCTGCGCCGCTGGGAGCGTGAGCTGAAGGGTGTCGATTTCTTCGCCGGCGAGCAGGGCGGCAATGATCGTTTCGACCTGTCCGCGGAGCAGGCTCGCGAGATGCGGATCGTTCTGCCCCGCTTCGAAGCGAGGTTCGATGAGAGCGTGAAGGCAGCGCTGATCGCAGCGGGCATGCCAAGCGCCTTCGACCAGCAGCGTGCGGACCTGTCGGGGCTCGCCAGCGGTGCGCGCCTCGCGATCGATGACGTGGCGCACGCGACCTTCCTGCGCGTCGATGAGGAGGGCACCGAGGCGGCGGCGGCAACCGCAGTCAAGATCGTCGTGACCAGTGCGCGGATAGAGCCTCAGGTGCCGGAGATGGTGGTCGATCGTCCTTTCCTTGCCACCCTGCGAGACCGAAAGAGCGGCGCGGTGCTGTTTTTCGGGCGCATCGCCGATCCGACAGCGATTCCATAG
- a CDS encoding DUF1971 domain-containing protein, whose amino-acid sequence MVIPYRSTPIFDEATLPAALRSEHRTKAGVWGVIRVIEGRLKLTYLDPASEVVLTPDRPGLILPEQPHFVEPLGAMRMQVDFYDQQPSL is encoded by the coding sequence ATGGTGATTCCCTACCGCTCGACGCCCATATTCGATGAGGCGACATTGCCCGCTGCCCTGCGCTCCGAACATCGCACCAAGGCCGGTGTGTGGGGCGTGATCCGGGTCATCGAAGGGAGATTGAAGCTCACCTATCTCGACCCGGCCTCGGAGGTGGTCCTTACACCTGACCGGCCAGGGCTGATCTTGCCCGAACAGCCGCATTTCGTGGAACCGCTCGGAGCCATGCGGATGCAGGTCGATTTCTACGATCAGCAGCCAAGCCTTTAG